The DNA segment TTTTTTGATACAATTCGCATTCGCTTAAACAACATTTCGGCAAATGATCTTCGGATAAAAGCAGATGACCGAAATATCAATTTTCGTTATTTCGAAAATGGAGATGTTGGTATATCGCTGGATGAAACAGTTTCACCCGGTGATTTGGGTGATATTCTTTCTATTTTCAGTGCAGAAACAGTGGATCGCAGTAATGGGTTCAACTTAACAAATACAAGGTCATCAGAATACCTGACTCATGATGTATTCACCGCTTATCACACTGAGACAGAAATGATGCGCTACCTCCATCGATTGGAGGTCAAAGACCTTACACTTAATACGAGTATGATATCATTAGGATCATGCACAATGAAACTCAACGCCGCCGCAGAAATGATGCCCATCACCTGGCCCGAGTTCGCATTCCTCCATCCATTCGCTCCGGCGAATCAAACCAAAGGATATAAAGAATTAAGTGACTCTCTTGCCGATTGGCTTATGGATATCACCGGTTTACAAGGATGTTCCTTGCAACCCAACTCCGGAGCCCAAGGGGAATTCGCTGGTTTGTTGGTTATTCGCACTTATCACCTTGACCGTGGAGATAAACAACGGAACATTTGTTTGATTCCTGCTTCGGCCCATGGAACCAATCCTGCCAGTGCCGTCATGTGCGGTATGGATGTGGTGGTGGTCAAGTGTGATGATGAGGGTAACATTGATGTTGCTGATCTGAAATCAAAAACTGAAAAGTATCATAACTCGCTGGCCGCTATTATGGTTACATATCCATCAACACATGGTGTATTTGAAGAAGCGATTGGGGAAGTCTGTGAAATCGTTCACCAGCACGGCGGACAAGTTTATCTGGATGGTGCCAATTTAAATGCCATGGTTGGGCTTGCCCGTCTAGGTGAATTCGGCGCCGATGTATGTCACATAAATCTGCATAAAACTTTTGCCATTCCACATGGCGGTGGCGGCCCGGGCATGGGGCCCATTTGTGTCGCTGAACACTTAATTCCATTTTTACCGGGGCACCCTATTTTAAATAATGATGAAAAAGCTATCCATGCTGTTTCGGCTGCACCTTTCGGTAGCGCAGGCATTCTACCCATATCCTGGGCATATATTTCACTACTTGGCAATGATGGGCTCAAGTCATCTACAGAAGTGGCGATTTTAAATGCCAATTATATGGCTCATCGGTTACAGGATCATTTCCCGATTTTATACCGGGGAACCAACGGTTACTCTGCCCATGAATTCATAATGGATCTTCGTCCACTGAAAAAAGAATCAGGCATTTCTGATGAAGATGTGGCCAAGCGTTTGATCGATTATGGATTCCATGCTCCCACCATGTCTTTTCCTGTCCCTGGAACGCTTATGGTTGAACCTACGGAAAGTGAAGCTAAATCTGAATTAGACCGATTTTGTGATGCCATGATTTCTATCAAAAATGAAATTAA comes from the Candidatus Neomarinimicrobiota bacterium genome and includes:
- the gcvP gene encoding aminomethyl-transferring glycine dehydrogenase, translating into MCPDITQNFSRRHIGPSLEEQKLMLAELGFKSIEALIEKTLPESIRTNSSLNIGPGLNEFTLLKTIKEIASKNTVARSYIGMGYYGTITPPVIQRNILENPGWYTAYTPYQAEISQGRLEALLNFQTMVTDMTGMDIANASLLDEATAAAEAMLLLLRSSKKGNRFLVADDCHPQTIDVLKTRATPIGIELTIQSSDNFEFKNDVFGALIQYPATDGKVTNYNDICKNAHDNGAFIVVATDLLSLAILPSANDIGADVAIGSSQRFGVPMGFGGPHAAFIATKEAFKRKLPGRIIGVSVDSHGNRALRMALQTREQHIRRDRATSNICTAQVLLAVMAGMYAVYHGSEGIRAIANRIHRKTKELATVLSDAGHIIIHDQFFDTIRIRLNNISANDLRIKADDRNINFRYFENGDVGISLDETVSPGDLGDILSIFSAETVDRSNGFNLTNTRSSEYLTHDVFTAYHTETEMMRYLHRLEVKDLTLNTSMISLGSCTMKLNAAAEMMPITWPEFAFLHPFAPANQTKGYKELSDSLADWLMDITGLQGCSLQPNSGAQGEFAGLLVIRTYHLDRGDKQRNICLIPASAHGTNPASAVMCGMDVVVVKCDDEGNIDVADLKSKTEKYHNSLAAIMVTYPSTHGVFEEAIGEVCEIVHQHGGQVYLDGANLNAMVGLARLGEFGADVCHINLHKTFAIPHGGGGPGMGPICVAEHLIPFLPGHPILNNDEKAIHAVSAAPFGSAGILPISWAYISLLGNDGLKSSTEVAILNANYMAHRLQDHFPILYRGTNGYSAHEFIMDLRPLKKESGISDEDVAKRLIDYGFHAPTMSFPVPGTLMVEPTESEAKSELDRFCDAMISIKNEINDVANGKSDANDNPLINAPHTAMQVTSDDWKHSYSREQAAYPAPWLKNHKYWPTVGRVDNAFGDRNLICTCPLIEEYEQS